In Brevibacillus brevis, a genomic segment contains:
- a CDS encoding MurR/RpiR family transcriptional regulator — translation MNQSPSVLQKLSQMYPQMSPSQQAIADVILRDPESSAFYNVAELAREASVSESTVTRFATFLGFSGFPGLSRELQEWVRSRLTTGQRFQLSRGTAKAEQQTVLQYFEEDANNLNFMMERIDLGALERVVKLLLSAKRIGIVSSRSTLALGTFLDFYLNLLGKETLLFDGEPRTVDRLHRLQEDDVLVGIGFARYTRFSVDSLAIGKKRGARIVVMTDYPSSPLCPYADEVLYAPTSIASHMDSFVAPMSLLTAILRSMFHQDYEKATNLLTEMEEAWSGLGIYYDPANS, via the coding sequence TTGAATCAAAGCCCCAGTGTATTGCAAAAGCTGTCCCAAATGTATCCGCAGATGAGCCCTTCCCAGCAGGCCATCGCTGACGTCATCTTGCGCGATCCCGAGTCTTCCGCCTTTTACAACGTCGCGGAGCTGGCCAGGGAAGCGAGCGTGAGCGAATCCACCGTCACCCGCTTTGCCACGTTCCTGGGCTTCTCCGGCTTTCCCGGGCTGTCCCGCGAGCTGCAGGAATGGGTCCGCTCCCGGCTGACGACAGGCCAACGCTTTCAGTTGTCCCGCGGCACGGCCAAGGCGGAGCAGCAGACCGTCCTGCAATACTTTGAAGAGGACGCAAACAACCTGAACTTCATGATGGAACGGATCGATCTCGGTGCCCTGGAGCGCGTCGTGAAGCTGCTGCTCTCCGCGAAGCGAATCGGCATCGTCAGCTCGCGCAGCACCTTGGCGCTCGGGACGTTCCTGGACTTTTACCTGAATCTGCTCGGCAAAGAGACGCTCCTCTTTGACGGAGAGCCCCGGACGGTCGATCGGCTCCATCGCCTGCAAGAGGATGACGTGCTTGTAGGCATCGGGTTCGCCCGCTATACACGCTTCAGCGTCGATTCCCTCGCCATCGGCAAGAAAAGAGGCGCACGGATCGTCGTCATGACCGACTACCCTTCTTCCCCTCTCTGCCCCTATGCAGATGAAGTTCTGTATGCGCCGACGAGCATCGCCTCGCACATGGATTCGTTCGTCGCGCCGATGTCTCTGCTGACGGCCATCCTGCGCTCGATGTTCCATCAGGATTACGAGAAGGCGACGAACTTGCTCACCGAAATGGAAGAGGCATGGAGTGGACTTGGAATCTACTACGACCCGGCCAATTCGTAA
- a CDS encoding aspartate aminotransferase family protein — MKLSSLQDTFGTKRPNSAAFFERASHTISGGVNGNLRYFAPFPIIFEKADAASLIDLDGHRYVDYLLSYGALMLGHAHPEVLNAVQRAWTEQGTSSFGATHPLEMEMTDELLALYPSFDQVRFTNSGLEATLFALRLATAHTGKACIAKFEGHYHGAHDHVLQSVNPTADLYGTTQAPKSVPESYGTPDYYRDHTVILPFNDWEACERILTEKAGQICAVIMEPLLSGYIAADRAFMKNLRELTTQLGIVLIFDEVKTGFRIEVGGAQAFYGVEPDLTALGKVAGGGFPIGVVGGKRAIMELSSPLRSPKKSEVVFHSGTFNGNPLSIAAGLATIRYLKQPGNFERIVANTHELRSGIDALAKQYDLPFQTLGEGTIFNVMATREPIGHYRDLGKNNGQLRLALDFLLMDNGVYSKPLNRFSMSAAHGPAEIQKTLDAFEKSMAALKQDPLA; from the coding sequence ATGAAACTTTCATCCCTGCAAGATACCTTTGGAACAAAACGGCCTAATTCCGCGGCTTTCTTCGAGCGCGCATCCCATACGATTTCCGGCGGGGTAAACGGAAACCTGCGCTACTTTGCACCGTTTCCCATTATTTTCGAAAAGGCTGACGCCGCCAGCCTGATCGATCTGGATGGTCACCGGTACGTCGACTACCTGCTGTCTTACGGCGCACTGATGCTTGGGCACGCCCATCCCGAGGTGCTGAATGCGGTCCAGCGGGCGTGGACGGAGCAAGGAACGAGCAGCTTCGGAGCGACCCATCCGCTGGAAATGGAGATGACAGACGAGCTGCTGGCTCTGTACCCGAGCTTTGATCAGGTGCGCTTCACGAACTCCGGACTGGAAGCCACCCTGTTTGCCCTGCGTCTTGCCACGGCGCATACCGGAAAGGCGTGCATCGCCAAATTCGAAGGGCACTACCACGGCGCGCACGACCACGTCCTGCAAAGCGTCAACCCGACGGCGGACCTGTACGGAACGACACAGGCGCCCAAGTCCGTTCCCGAATCATACGGCACACCTGACTACTATCGCGATCACACGGTTATCCTTCCCTTCAACGATTGGGAGGCCTGTGAACGCATCCTGACGGAAAAAGCCGGTCAAATCTGCGCCGTCATCATGGAACCGCTGCTGTCCGGCTACATTGCGGCGGACCGCGCCTTCATGAAAAACTTGCGCGAGCTGACGACCCAGCTGGGCATCGTCCTCATCTTTGACGAGGTAAAAACCGGCTTCCGCATTGAAGTGGGCGGAGCCCAAGCCTTCTACGGCGTCGAACCGGATTTGACGGCGTTGGGAAAGGTCGCAGGCGGGGGCTTCCCGATCGGGGTCGTGGGCGGCAAGCGTGCCATCATGGAGCTGTCCTCTCCTCTCCGCTCTCCGAAAAAGTCGGAAGTAGTGTTCCACAGCGGTACGTTCAACGGCAACCCGCTGTCCATCGCCGCAGGTCTGGCTACCATCCGCTACCTGAAGCAGCCGGGGAACTTCGAGCGGATCGTGGCCAATACCCACGAGCTGCGCTCAGGCATCGACGCACTCGCAAAGCAGTACGACCTGCCTTTCCAAACGCTCGGAGAAGGAACGATCTTCAACGTCATGGCGACCCGCGAGCCGATCGGCCACTACCGCGATCTGGGCAAGAACAACGGCCAGCTGCGCCTTGCTCTCGACTTTTTGCTCATGGACAACGGCGTCTACTCCAAGCCGCTGAACCGCTTCTCGATGTCGGCTGCACACGGTCCGGCGGAAATTCAAAAGACGCTGGATGCCTTCGAGAAAAGCATGGCTGCACTGAAACAAGATCCGCTGGCTTGA
- a CDS encoding cation:dicarboxylate symporter family transporter, with the protein MNTRFAFYILGATVLGAAFGHFFPEIGKEIKFVGDAFIRLLKMIVIPVIVTTLLVGIAGIGDIKRMGRIGVKTVVWFELITTLILFIGLGIANLVKPGKGIELTNLPQADLTAIASNTATVLDAKTLLLHIVPTNIVDVMAKNDLLAVIFFCILFGIALVKLGHEARPFVSMMEIASKASFQLVNMVMLTAPVSVFALMSATIGTYGIALIVPLLKLIGTAYLGLAVVVFGLFSVIAVLLRVPIKDIYKMVWDLMIVGASTGSTETVVPQLMQRLEKYGVPKYITSFVIPAGMPLNSDGTTLYLTIAGPFIAQAFGIDMSWQQQLMMVLFFIVTSKGVAAVPSSSMVILLATVTAVGLPPEGVALIIGIDRVIDMARTAVNVFGHVFSCIAVAKWEGVFRKNREHDQDQPVSA; encoded by the coding sequence ATGAATACTAGGTTTGCCTTTTATATTTTGGGTGCGACTGTGCTAGGGGCAGCCTTTGGGCATTTTTTTCCGGAAATCGGGAAGGAGATCAAGTTCGTGGGAGATGCCTTCATCCGCTTGCTGAAGATGATTGTCATCCCGGTCATCGTCACGACTTTGCTGGTCGGGATCGCCGGCATCGGCGACATCAAGCGAATGGGCCGGATCGGGGTGAAGACAGTCGTCTGGTTTGAACTGATCACGACGCTGATCTTGTTCATCGGGCTCGGCATCGCCAATCTGGTCAAGCCGGGAAAGGGCATCGAACTGACGAATCTTCCCCAAGCGGATTTGACTGCAATCGCGTCCAACACCGCGACCGTCCTTGACGCCAAGACCCTCCTTCTGCATATCGTTCCGACCAACATTGTCGACGTGATGGCCAAAAACGACTTGCTCGCCGTCATCTTTTTTTGCATCCTGTTCGGAATCGCCCTCGTCAAGCTGGGCCATGAGGCAAGGCCGTTCGTTTCCATGATGGAGATCGCCTCCAAAGCTTCCTTCCAGCTCGTAAACATGGTCATGCTGACCGCTCCTGTCAGCGTCTTTGCCCTGATGTCCGCTACGATCGGGACATACGGCATCGCGCTGATCGTGCCGTTGTTGAAACTGATTGGAACCGCTTACCTCGGACTGGCTGTCGTCGTCTTCGGACTCTTTTCCGTCATCGCAGTTCTTTTGCGCGTCCCGATCAAAGACATCTATAAAATGGTCTGGGATTTGATGATCGTGGGAGCTTCGACGGGAAGCACCGAAACGGTCGTACCCCAGCTCATGCAGCGGCTGGAAAAGTACGGCGTCCCGAAGTACATCACATCTTTCGTCATCCCGGCCGGCATGCCGCTCAATTCCGACGGCACGACGCTCTATCTGACCATCGCCGGGCCGTTCATTGCCCAGGCTTTTGGCATCGACATGTCGTGGCAGCAGCAGCTGATGATGGTCCTCTTCTTCATCGTGACCAGCAAAGGGGTCGCGGCAGTGCCGTCCTCGTCCATGGTAATTCTGCTTGCGACCGTCACGGCTGTCGGCTTGCCGCCTGAAGGTGTGGCTCTGATCATCGGGATCGACCGTGTCATCGATATGGCGCGGACGGCAGTCAATGTGTTCGGCCACGTCTTTTCCTGCATCGCAGTGGCGAAGTGGGAAGGGGTGTTTCGCAAAAACAGAGAGCACGACCAGGACCAGCCCGTCTCCGCTTGA